A DNA window from Ralstonia solanacearum K60 contains the following coding sequences:
- the cheD gene encoding chemoreceptor glutamine deamidase CheD — MATLAQSAASTHAYYDTTFSRRAMKVLPGEYYVTTEDLMLVTVLGSCVSACVRDKILGIGGMNHFMLPSRNESESILSPSMRYGTHAMEVLLNQLYRAGARREHLEIKVFGGAAVLAGMSTLDVGERNGKFVLEFLRSEGLPVAAKDLFDVHPRKVYFVPSTGQIMVRKLRQQGSAAELDSEAQYASKLSRSISAKPASRLQLFT, encoded by the coding sequence ATGGCGACGCTGGCGCAGTCGGCCGCCAGCACGCACGCCTACTACGACACCACCTTCAGCCGCCGCGCCATGAAGGTGCTGCCCGGCGAGTACTACGTCACCACTGAAGACCTGATGCTGGTGACGGTGCTCGGCTCGTGCGTGTCGGCCTGCGTGCGCGACAAGATTCTCGGCATCGGCGGCATGAACCATTTCATGCTGCCCTCGCGCAACGAGTCGGAGTCGATCCTGTCGCCGTCGATGCGCTACGGCACGCATGCCATGGAAGTGCTGCTCAACCAGCTCTACCGGGCCGGCGCGCGGCGCGAGCACCTGGAGATCAAGGTGTTCGGCGGCGCGGCCGTGCTGGCCGGCATGAGCACGCTGGACGTGGGCGAGCGCAACGGCAAGTTCGTGCTCGAATTCCTGCGCAGCGAAGGGCTGCCGGTGGCCGCCAAGGATCTGTTCGACGTGCATCCGCGCAAGGTCTACTTCGTGCCGTCCACCGGCCAGATCATGGTGCGCAAGCTGCGCCAGCAGGGGTCGGCGGCCGAGCTGGACAGCGAGGCGCAATACGCGAGCAAGCTGTCCAGGTCCATCTCGGCCAAGCCGGCTTCCCGCCTGCAACTGTTTACGTAA
- the flhF gene encoding flagellar biosynthesis protein FlhF, producing MKMHRFTGLTSRDVLRKVRDQLGDGALILSNRAIPGGIEVIAAADSHLDALIDTQSTAPKAAQRRPVMPAPIPEPAPAAAALDGAAPEAAAQVPAEAPALNALARLRNRFAGARRTAANEEATATAARPAAGRTVQTRVDDDVSLGGMSEEPLAASTRMLAGLLMDHANDDAAQTLASTAQFIARRTQAAEEAEPSAPQAAAPREPRSLRSFAERVEAQARAARAEQARLHPLVEAQPQPQPEIRKPADVFVRMEEPVAHADAPRDDTSLQRSDIQADFKAETAAMTRRMVGEIEVLKSTLTDAMSSLASLGVKLGDPVRTRLFQTMLNAGFSAQLTRYVLDNMPQHGTYDSALDFVQRALEKNLTVVPDENSLLDQGGVFALMGPTGVGKTTTTAKLAARFVLRHGASRVALLSTDSYRIGGHEQLRIYGKILGVTVHAVKDAQDLSLALGDLREKHVVLIDTIGMSQRDRAVSEQMAMLHAVGPSIKRLLLLNSTSNGKTLDEVVSAYRDANLAGCILTKIDEAASVGHAMDVMIRNRLPLHYVSYGQRVPEDIAVPNKKMLVHRTFRTSAEQSSFALDSDESLLVAQGPARSREPGLAAFDFA from the coding sequence ATGAAGATGCATCGATTCACCGGATTGACCTCGCGCGATGTGTTGCGCAAAGTGCGCGACCAACTGGGCGATGGCGCGCTGATTCTCTCGAACCGCGCCATCCCCGGCGGCATCGAGGTCATCGCCGCCGCCGACTCGCACCTGGATGCCCTGATCGACACGCAGTCGACGGCACCCAAGGCCGCCCAGCGCCGTCCGGTGATGCCCGCCCCGATTCCCGAACCGGCTCCGGCCGCCGCCGCCCTCGACGGTGCCGCACCGGAAGCCGCGGCACAGGTCCCGGCCGAGGCGCCCGCGCTCAATGCGCTGGCCCGCCTGCGCAACCGCTTTGCCGGCGCGCGCCGCACCGCCGCGAACGAAGAAGCGACCGCCACCGCTGCCAGGCCCGCCGCCGGCCGCACGGTGCAGACTCGCGTGGACGACGACGTCTCGCTCGGTGGCATGTCGGAGGAACCGCTGGCCGCTTCCACCCGCATGCTGGCCGGCCTGCTGATGGACCACGCCAACGACGACGCGGCCCAGACGCTGGCCAGCACCGCCCAGTTCATCGCCCGCCGCACCCAGGCCGCCGAAGAGGCCGAGCCGTCGGCGCCGCAAGCCGCCGCGCCCCGCGAGCCGCGTTCGCTGCGCAGCTTCGCCGAACGCGTCGAGGCCCAGGCCCGCGCCGCGCGCGCCGAACAGGCCCGGCTGCATCCGCTGGTCGAAGCGCAACCGCAGCCACAGCCCGAGATCCGCAAGCCCGCCGATGTCTTCGTCCGCATGGAGGAGCCCGTGGCCCACGCCGATGCGCCGCGCGACGACACGAGCCTGCAGCGCTCGGACATCCAGGCCGACTTCAAGGCCGAGACCGCGGCCATGACCCGCCGCATGGTCGGCGAGATCGAAGTCCTGAAGAGCACGCTCACCGACGCGATGTCGAGCCTGGCCTCGCTGGGCGTCAAGCTCGGCGACCCGGTGCGCACGCGCCTGTTCCAGACCATGCTGAACGCCGGCTTCTCGGCGCAGCTCACGCGCTACGTGCTGGACAACATGCCGCAGCACGGCACGTATGACAGCGCGCTGGACTTCGTGCAGCGCGCGCTGGAGAAAAACCTGACCGTGGTGCCCGACGAGAACAGCCTGCTCGACCAGGGCGGCGTGTTCGCCCTGATGGGCCCGACCGGCGTGGGCAAGACCACCACCACCGCCAAGCTGGCCGCGCGCTTCGTGCTGCGCCACGGCGCGTCGCGCGTCGCGCTGCTCTCGACCGACAGCTACCGGATCGGCGGCCACGAACAGCTGCGCATCTACGGCAAGATCCTCGGCGTCACCGTGCATGCCGTGAAGGATGCGCAGGACCTGAGCCTGGCGCTGGGCGACCTGCGCGAGAAGCACGTGGTGCTGATCGACACCATCGGCATGAGCCAGCGCGACCGCGCCGTCTCCGAGCAGATGGCGATGCTGCATGCCGTGGGCCCGTCCATCAAGCGCCTGCTGCTGCTCAACTCCACCAGCAACGGCAAGACGCTGGACGAAGTGGTGAGCGCCTACCGCGACGCCAACCTCGCCGGCTGCATCCTGACCAAGATCGACGAGGCCGCCTCGGTTGGCCACGCCATGGACGTGATGATCCGCAACCGCCTGCCGCTGCACTACGTGTCGTACGGCCAGCGCGTGCCGGAGGACATCGCCGTGCCCAACAAGAAGATGCTGGTCCACCGGACGTTCCGGACCAGCGCCGAGCAGTCGTCGTTCGCGCTGGACTCGGATGAATCGCTGCTGGTGGCCCAGGGCCCCGCGCGAAGCCGCGAACCCGGTCTGGCTGCGTTCGACTTTGCCTGA
- a CDS encoding protein-glutamate methylesterase/protein-glutamine glutaminase: MNDKRKIQVLCIDDSALIRSILKEIINAQPDMEVVGTAPDPIIARDLIKQTNPDVLTLDVEMPKMDGLDFLEKLMRLRPTPVVMISSLTERGSEATLRALELGAVDFVAKPKLGMRDGMNEYADQIADKIRAAARARLRPRTAAPAAVAPAHATHAVHGAHARPEPSVVAAAPAAARTHFSSTEKLIIVGASTGGTEAIKDFLLEMPPDCPGILIVQHMPAGFTTSFAKRLDGLCRIRVKEAVHGERVLPGHAYIAPGDMHLSLGRSGANYVTELDQNPPVNRHRPAVDVLFRSAARNAGANAIGVILTGMGKDGAAGMLEMRNAGAYNVAQDEASCVVYGMPKEAVAHGGVHDILPLHQIGPHVLAKLSAHGRVTRV; this comes from the coding sequence ATGAACGACAAACGCAAGATCCAGGTGCTGTGCATCGATGATTCGGCACTGATCCGCAGCATCCTGAAGGAAATCATCAACGCCCAGCCGGACATGGAAGTGGTCGGTACCGCGCCGGACCCGATCATCGCGCGCGACCTGATCAAGCAGACCAATCCGGACGTGCTGACCCTCGATGTCGAAATGCCGAAGATGGACGGCCTCGACTTCCTGGAAAAGCTCATGCGCCTGCGCCCGACGCCGGTGGTGATGATCTCTTCGCTGACCGAGCGCGGCTCCGAGGCCACGCTGCGCGCGCTGGAGCTGGGCGCGGTGGATTTTGTCGCCAAGCCCAAGCTGGGCATGCGCGACGGCATGAACGAATACGCCGACCAGATCGCCGACAAGATCCGCGCGGCGGCCCGGGCCCGGCTGCGTCCGCGCACGGCGGCACCGGCCGCGGTGGCGCCGGCCCACGCCACCCATGCGGTCCATGGGGCCCACGCGCGCCCCGAACCCAGCGTGGTTGCGGCGGCGCCGGCAGCGGCCCGTACCCATTTCTCGTCGACGGAAAAGCTGATCATCGTCGGCGCATCCACCGGCGGCACCGAGGCCATCAAGGATTTCCTGCTGGAGATGCCGCCCGACTGCCCCGGCATCCTGATCGTGCAGCACATGCCGGCGGGCTTCACCACGTCGTTCGCCAAGCGGCTGGACGGCCTGTGCCGCATCCGCGTCAAGGAGGCCGTGCACGGCGAGCGCGTGCTGCCGGGCCACGCCTACATCGCCCCGGGCGACATGCACTTGTCGCTGGGCCGCAGCGGCGCCAACTATGTGACCGAGCTGGACCAGAACCCGCCGGTCAACCGCCATCGCCCGGCGGTGGACGTGCTGTTCCGCTCGGCGGCGCGCAATGCCGGCGCCAACGCGATCGGCGTGATCCTGACCGGCATGGGCAAGGACGGCGCCGCCGGCATGCTGGAGATGCGCAACGCCGGTGCCTACAACGTCGCCCAGGACGAGGCCTCCTGCGTGGTCTACGGCATGCCCAAGGAAGCCGTGGCCCACGGCGGCGTGCATGACATCCTGCCGCTGCACCAGATCGGGCCGCATGTGCTGGCCAAGCTGTCGGCGCATGGCCGGGTGACCCGCGTGTAA
- a CDS encoding CheR family methyltransferase, whose translation MAQTLAPVSPTLASREFSFTAADFARIRDLIYRRVGISLSDRKSEMVYSRLARRLRVVNIASFRDYLDALENGHLPEEWEAFTNALTTNLTAFFREQHHFPLLAEHAKAKRAPFSVWCSASSTGEEPYSIAITLAETFGSMSPGQVSVVASDVDTSALARARAGIYPMERVSALSADRLKKYFLRGTGKQEGYARVRPELQAMIDFRQINLLDRDWPLTQKFDVIFCRNVMIYFDKPTQAKILEHFVDVMKPDGLLFAGHSESFLQVTKAWSLRGKTVYEIAPEIRAKLGAR comes from the coding sequence ATGGCACAGACATTGGCGCCAGTTTCGCCGACGCTCGCGTCGCGCGAGTTTTCGTTCACGGCGGCAGATTTCGCCCGCATCCGCGACCTGATCTATCGGCGCGTCGGCATTTCGCTGTCCGACCGCAAGAGCGAGATGGTCTACAGCCGCCTGGCACGGCGGCTGCGCGTGGTCAACATCGCTTCGTTCCGCGATTACCTGGACGCTTTGGAGAACGGTCACCTGCCCGAGGAGTGGGAGGCCTTCACCAATGCGCTCACCACCAACCTGACCGCGTTCTTCCGCGAGCAGCACCATTTCCCGCTCCTGGCCGAGCACGCCAAGGCCAAGCGCGCGCCGTTCTCCGTCTGGTGCTCGGCCTCCTCGACGGGGGAGGAGCCCTATTCGATTGCGATCACGCTGGCGGAGACCTTCGGCTCGATGTCGCCGGGGCAGGTGAGCGTGGTCGCCTCCGATGTGGACACCAGCGCCCTGGCGCGCGCGCGCGCCGGCATCTATCCGATGGAGCGCGTGTCGGCGCTGTCCGCCGATCGGCTCAAGAAGTATTTCCTGCGCGGCACCGGCAAGCAGGAAGGCTATGCCCGCGTGCGGCCCGAGCTGCAGGCGATGATCGACTTCCGCCAGATCAACCTGCTCGACCGCGATTGGCCGCTCACGCAGAAGTTCGACGTCATCTTCTGCCGCAACGTGATGATCTATTTCGACAAGCCGACCCAAGCCAAGATCCTGGAGCACTTCGTCGACGTGATGAAGCCGGACGGCCTGCTGTTCGCCGGCCATTCCGAGAGCTTCCTGCAGGTGACCAAGGCATGGTCGCTGCGCGGCAAGACGGTCTATGAAATCGCGCCGGAGATCCGCGCGAAACTGGGGGCACGATGA
- a CDS encoding MinD/ParA family ATP-binding protein — MTTSFAKDQADGLRRMLGQSLCRHVLVIAGEDQVDDVVDNLRAALSTMGRDAAVVSAPTILALDGVLEQHDAEADVTLVAAHFGIRALSTVAEACDDVLLIFPEAPEGIKAAYTLLKKTAVLQGSKGGSGIRTVVSGARSVDSAVRVFGNLSNTVGQYLNTRIDFAGYIPDDRHIELAQSLGKPVVSAFPASPSAMAFRQLAEEMLSWASVEAQPGSDAPPSEVAVSAQDPAHAPAETTSIPTPHANACAAEMVY, encoded by the coding sequence GTGACGACGTCATTCGCCAAGGACCAAGCTGACGGGCTGCGCCGCATGCTGGGGCAGTCGTTGTGCCGCCATGTGCTCGTGATCGCCGGCGAGGACCAGGTCGACGACGTGGTCGACAACCTGCGCGCCGCGCTGAGCACCATGGGGCGCGACGCCGCCGTGGTGAGTGCGCCGACCATCCTCGCGCTGGACGGCGTGCTGGAGCAGCACGACGCGGAGGCCGACGTGACACTGGTGGCCGCGCATTTCGGCATCCGCGCCCTGAGCACGGTGGCGGAGGCCTGCGATGACGTGCTGCTGATCTTCCCGGAGGCGCCCGAAGGCATCAAGGCTGCCTACACGCTGCTCAAGAAGACGGCGGTGCTGCAGGGCAGCAAGGGCGGCAGCGGTATCCGCACCGTGGTCAGCGGCGCGCGTTCGGTCGATTCCGCCGTGCGCGTGTTCGGCAACCTGTCGAACACCGTCGGCCAGTACCTGAACACTCGCATCGATTTCGCCGGCTACATCCCCGATGACCGGCACATTGAACTCGCGCAGTCGCTGGGCAAGCCGGTCGTCAGCGCGTTTCCCGCATCGCCCTCGGCCATGGCCTTCCGCCAGCTGGCCGAGGAGATGCTGAGCTGGGCCAGCGTCGAGGCCCAGCCCGGCTCCGACGCACCGCCGTCGGAAGTGGCCGTATCGGCGCAGGACCCGGCGCATGCGCCGGCAGAGACAACGTCGATTCCCACGCCCCACGCCAACGCGTGCGCGGCCGAGATGGTTTATTGA
- the cheY gene encoding chemotaxis response regulator CheY encodes MDKNQYRFLVVDDFPTMRRIVRNLLKELGFANVDEAEDGAAGLAKVKEGRFDFVISDWNMPNMDGLQMLQGIRADPNPGINKLPVLMVTAEAKKENIIAAAQAGANGYVVKPFTAATLDEKLGKIFEKIEKGA; translated from the coding sequence ATGGACAAGAACCAGTACCGATTCCTCGTCGTCGACGATTTTCCGACGATGCGCCGGATCGTGCGCAACCTGCTCAAGGAGCTTGGTTTCGCCAACGTCGACGAGGCCGAGGACGGTGCCGCCGGCCTGGCCAAGGTCAAGGAGGGCCGGTTCGATTTCGTGATTTCGGACTGGAACATGCCCAATATGGATGGCCTGCAGATGCTGCAGGGCATCCGTGCCGATCCCAACCCCGGCATCAACAAGCTGCCGGTGCTGATGGTGACGGCCGAGGCCAAGAAGGAAAACATCATCGCCGCCGCCCAGGCCGGTGCCAACGGCTACGTGGTGAAACCGTTCACCGCGGCCACGCTGGACGAGAAGCTGGGCAAGATCTTCGAAAAGATCGAGAAGGGGGCGTGA
- the flhA gene encoding flagellar biosynthesis protein FlhA yields MNPALLRVSDFLRRGDYRSAAGPVLIILILAMMVLPLPPFVLDLLFTFNIALSIIVLLISMHTLKPLDFSSFPSILLITTLMRLSLNVASTRVVLMEGHTGPDAAGKVIEAFGHFLVGGNYTVGIVLFIILIIINFMVISKGAGRIAEVSARFTLDAMPGKQMAIDADLNAGLIREDEARRRRQNIAQEAEFFGSMDGASKFVRGDSVAGIAILLINIVGGLAVGVLQHGMDIGHAATNYTLLTIGDGLVAQIPALVISTAAGIMVSRVSTDKDIGQQLSTELFGMPAVLLTTAVVIGLLGLVPGMPHFPFILFAGLLGYTGWHLKKKREVPTVPPMLQAIAPVDTPEASWDDVAWVDVLGLEIGYRLIPLVDKSQDGELLRRIKGIRKKFTQDMGFLAPVVHIRDNLELGPSSYRITLKGVEIGQGEVQQGKFLAINPGGQAGYSGTQLPGIPTVDPTFGLPALWINADVRDRAQAEGYTVVDCSTVIATHVNQLIYTHSTELLGRLEVQQLLDHLAKEAPKLVEDVCPKLLPVATVQKVLQNLLDEGLHIRDIRTIVETLAEHGGRTQDPAELTAAVRIALGRAIAQQLFPNKTEMQVVTLEPNLENILLQSLVGGNAGPIEPQLADSLIQAATDSSRQHEQLGQTGVLLVPPALRPMLARLFKRAAPSLRVLSHAEIPDHRTIKVVAMLGGRA; encoded by the coding sequence ATGAACCCCGCACTGCTCCGAGTTTCCGATTTCCTGCGCCGGGGCGATTACCGCTCCGCCGCCGGCCCGGTGCTGATCATCCTGATCCTGGCGATGATGGTGCTGCCGCTGCCGCCGTTCGTGCTGGATCTGCTGTTCACGTTCAACATCGCGCTGTCGATCATCGTGCTGCTGATCAGCATGCACACCCTCAAGCCGCTGGATTTCTCGTCGTTCCCCAGCATCCTGCTGATCACCACGCTGATGCGGCTGTCGCTCAACGTCGCCTCCACCCGCGTGGTGCTGATGGAGGGCCACACCGGTCCGGACGCCGCCGGCAAGGTGATCGAGGCCTTCGGCCACTTCCTGGTGGGCGGCAACTACACCGTCGGCATCGTGCTGTTCATCATCCTGATCATCATCAACTTCATGGTGATCAGCAAGGGCGCGGGCCGCATCGCCGAGGTGAGCGCGCGCTTCACGCTCGATGCGATGCCCGGCAAGCAGATGGCCATCGACGCCGACCTCAACGCCGGCCTGATCCGCGAAGACGAGGCCCGCCGCCGCCGCCAGAACATCGCCCAGGAGGCGGAGTTCTTCGGCTCCATGGACGGTGCCAGCAAGTTCGTGCGCGGCGACTCGGTGGCGGGCATCGCCATCCTGCTGATCAACATCGTGGGCGGCCTGGCCGTGGGCGTGCTGCAGCACGGCATGGACATCGGCCACGCGGCCACCAACTACACGCTGCTGACCATCGGCGACGGCCTGGTCGCGCAGATCCCCGCGCTGGTCATTTCCACCGCGGCCGGCATCATGGTCAGCCGCGTCTCCACCGACAAGGACATCGGCCAGCAACTGTCGACCGAGCTGTTCGGCATGCCGGCCGTGCTGCTGACCACCGCCGTCGTGATCGGCCTGCTGGGCCTGGTGCCGGGCATGCCGCATTTCCCGTTCATCCTGTTCGCCGGCCTGCTGGGCTACACCGGCTGGCACCTGAAGAAGAAGCGCGAAGTGCCGACGGTCCCGCCGATGCTGCAGGCCATCGCCCCGGTCGATACGCCCGAAGCCAGTTGGGACGACGTGGCCTGGGTGGACGTGCTGGGCCTGGAGATCGGCTATCGCCTGATCCCGCTGGTCGACAAGAGCCAGGACGGCGAGCTGCTGCGCCGCATCAAGGGCATCCGCAAGAAGTTCACGCAGGACATGGGCTTCCTGGCGCCGGTGGTGCATATCCGCGACAACCTGGAGCTGGGCCCGTCGTCGTACCGCATCACGCTCAAGGGCGTGGAGATTGGCCAGGGCGAGGTGCAGCAGGGCAAGTTCCTGGCCATCAACCCGGGCGGCCAGGCGGGCTATTCGGGCACGCAGCTGCCGGGCATCCCCACCGTGGACCCGACCTTCGGCCTGCCGGCCCTGTGGATCAACGCCGATGTACGCGACCGCGCCCAGGCCGAGGGCTACACCGTGGTCGATTGCAGCACGGTCATCGCCACGCACGTCAATCAGTTGATTTACACCCATAGCACCGAGCTTCTCGGCCGTTTGGAAGTGCAGCAGTTGCTCGATCATTTGGCCAAGGAAGCACCGAAGCTGGTCGAAGACGTCTGCCCCAAGCTGTTGCCCGTCGCGACCGTGCAGAAGGTGCTGCAGAACCTGCTGGACGAAGGCCTGCATATCCGCGATATCCGCACCATCGTCGAGACGCTGGCGGAACACGGAGGCCGCACCCAGGACCCCGCCGAACTCACCGCCGCCGTGCGGATCGCGCTGGGCCGGGCCATCGCCCAGCAGCTCTTCCCGAACAAGACCGAAATGCAGGTCGTCACGCTCGAACCGAATCTGGAGAACATCTTGCTGCAAAGCCTCGTTGGCGGAAACGCCGGCCCGATCGAACCGCAACTCGCCGACTCGCTGATCCAGGCGGCCACCGATTCGTCGCGGCAGCACGAGCAGCTCGGCCAGACCGGCGTCCTGCTGGTGCCGCCCGCGCTGCGGCCGATGCTGGCGCGCCTGTTCAAGCGTGCCGCACCCAGCCTGCGCGTGCTGTCGCACGCTGAAATTCCCGATCACCGCACGATTAAGGTTGTCGCCATGCTTGGAGGCCGCGCATGA
- the cheZ gene encoding protein phosphatase CheZ → MSEQNEGARAGAGKAVAEPEVMPEMLQRIGHLTRMLRESMRELGLDKGVERAASAIPDARDRLNYIANMTEQAATRVLNAIDAARPVQDQLEGEAEELVTRWQSWMDRQLGDDEIRGLVEITNGFLRSVPQKTRDTNQQLMEILMAQDFQDLTGQVIKKVLDVVQLIESQLVGILLENAPEHLRVEVGSSLLNGPQINPDHPDVVSNQEQVDDLLESLGF, encoded by the coding sequence ATGAGCGAGCAGAACGAAGGCGCCCGCGCAGGCGCCGGCAAGGCCGTTGCCGAACCGGAAGTGATGCCCGAAATGCTGCAGCGGATCGGGCACCTGACCCGCATGCTGCGCGAGAGCATGCGCGAGTTGGGCCTGGACAAGGGCGTGGAGCGTGCCGCCTCGGCCATCCCCGACGCGCGCGACCGCCTGAACTACATCGCCAACATGACCGAGCAGGCGGCCACCCGCGTGCTCAACGCCATCGACGCGGCGCGCCCGGTGCAGGATCAGCTCGAAGGCGAGGCCGAGGAGCTCGTCACGCGCTGGCAATCCTGGATGGACCGCCAGTTGGGCGATGACGAGATCCGCGGCCTGGTCGAGATCACTAACGGCTTTCTGCGCAGTGTCCCGCAAAAGACGCGCGACACCAACCAGCAGCTCATGGAGATCCTGATGGCCCAGGACTTCCAGGACCTGACCGGCCAGGTGATCAAGAAGGTGCTGGACGTCGTCCAGCTGATCGAAAGCCAACTGGTGGGCATCCTGCTCGAGAACGCGCCCGAGCATCTGCGCGTGGAAGTGGGTTCGTCCCTGCTCAACGGCCCGCAGATCAATCCCGACCATCCGGACGTGGTCTCCAACCAGGAGCAGGTCGACGATCTGCTGGAGAGCCTCGGGTTCTGA
- a CDS encoding RNA polymerase sigma factor FliA → MQDASKAGMDMYTATGRKTKSDEMAAYAPLVRRIANQMMVKLPASVELDDLIQAGMMGLLDALSRYEETQGVQFEFYAAQRIRGAILDELRGSDWLPRGLRRNARTIEQAIQKLQQQKGRAPTETEIAAALEMSLADYQKLLVELQGSQLLYYEDFDREDADAFIENRAAENDATPLDQLLDHDLRESVVAAIEALPEREKLMMSLYYEQDLNLREIGAVMGVSESRVCQIHSQAIARIRARLRERAWLPTPG, encoded by the coding sequence ATGCAAGACGCGTCAAAGGCAGGCATGGACATGTATACCGCTACCGGTCGCAAGACCAAGTCCGACGAGATGGCAGCGTACGCACCGCTGGTGCGCCGCATCGCCAACCAGATGATGGTGAAGCTGCCGGCCAGTGTCGAACTCGACGATCTGATCCAGGCCGGCATGATGGGCCTGCTCGACGCGCTGTCGCGCTACGAGGAAACCCAGGGCGTGCAGTTCGAGTTCTACGCGGCCCAGCGCATCCGCGGCGCCATCCTGGACGAGCTGCGCGGTTCCGACTGGCTGCCGCGCGGGCTGCGCCGCAACGCGCGCACCATCGAGCAAGCGATCCAGAAGCTGCAGCAGCAGAAGGGCCGCGCGCCGACCGAGACCGAGATTGCCGCCGCGCTGGAGATGTCGCTGGCCGACTACCAGAAGCTGCTGGTCGAGCTGCAGGGCAGCCAACTGCTGTACTACGAAGACTTCGACCGCGAAGACGCCGACGCCTTCATCGAGAACCGCGCCGCCGAGAACGACGCCACGCCGCTGGACCAACTGCTCGACCACGACCTGCGCGAATCGGTGGTCGCCGCCATCGAGGCGCTGCCCGAGCGCGAGAAGCTGATGATGAGCCTGTACTACGAGCAGGACCTCAACCTGCGCGAGATCGGCGCCGTGATGGGCGTGTCGGAATCACGCGTGTGCCAGATTCACAGCCAAGCCATCGCCCGCATCCGCGCGCGCCTGCGCGAGCGGGCCTGGCTGCCGACGCCGGGCTGA
- the flhB gene encoding flagellar biosynthesis protein FlhB, which translates to MSEDSDLEKTEPASARRLEQAREEGDVPQSRELVSFVLLAVSAGGLWVMGESIVRAASSFLARCLEFHRYDYTRAQDQWQYVGAQFGPLAMVLAGLMLMLVLAALAPLALTRGAISFKPLTPDITRLIGMHGLKRMFSVQGLLELPRLLAKLVLVGGVGWWLILHYRDDFVELPRQDLVAGMHDTMHVAGVAFLCMAGVMLLVAAVDVPLALWQYARKHRMTKEEVRKEHRESEGDPQLKGRIRAMQRQAAQRRMMADVPKADVIVTNPTHYAVALRYSEQEGGAPRVLAKGADMVAAKIRELGAEHKIPMLEAPPLARALYRHTEIGHQIPTALYAAVAEVLAYVYQLRRVRTHGGRAPVRPTDLPVPADMDPGPQPGPDDEPDAA; encoded by the coding sequence ATGTCCGAAGACAGCGATCTCGAAAAGACCGAACCCGCCTCGGCGCGGCGCCTCGAGCAGGCGCGCGAAGAAGGCGACGTTCCCCAGTCGCGCGAACTGGTGTCGTTCGTCCTGCTGGCGGTGAGCGCGGGCGGGCTGTGGGTGATGGGCGAGTCGATCGTGCGGGCTGCGTCGTCGTTCCTGGCGCGCTGCCTGGAGTTCCACCGCTACGACTACACCCGCGCGCAGGACCAGTGGCAGTACGTCGGCGCCCAGTTCGGCCCGCTGGCCATGGTGCTGGCCGGGCTGATGCTGATGCTGGTGCTGGCGGCGCTGGCACCGCTGGCGCTGACGCGCGGGGCGATTTCCTTCAAGCCGCTGACGCCCGACATCACGCGCCTGATCGGCATGCACGGCCTCAAGCGCATGTTTTCCGTGCAGGGGCTGCTGGAGCTGCCGCGCCTGCTGGCCAAGCTGGTGCTGGTGGGCGGCGTCGGCTGGTGGCTGATCCTGCATTATCGCGATGACTTCGTGGAGCTGCCGCGCCAGGACCTGGTCGCCGGCATGCACGACACCATGCACGTGGCCGGCGTCGCCTTCCTGTGCATGGCCGGCGTGATGCTGCTGGTGGCGGCGGTGGATGTGCCGCTGGCGCTGTGGCAATACGCACGCAAGCACCGCATGACCAAGGAAGAGGTGCGCAAGGAGCACCGCGAGTCCGAAGGCGACCCGCAGCTCAAGGGCCGCATCCGCGCCATGCAGCGCCAGGCGGCCCAGCGCCGCATGATGGCCGACGTGCCCAAGGCGGACGTGATCGTGACCAACCCGACGCACTATGCGGTGGCGCTGCGCTACTCCGAGCAGGAGGGCGGCGCGCCGCGCGTGCTGGCCAAGGGCGCCGACATGGTGGCCGCCAAGATCCGCGAGCTGGGCGCCGAGCACAAGATCCCCATGCTGGAAGCGCCGCCCCTGGCGCGCGCGCTGTACCGCCACACCGAGATCGGCCACCAGATTCCGACGGCGCTGTATGCCGCTGTGGCCGAGGTGCTGGCCTACGTCTACCAGCTGCGCCGCGTGCGCACCCACGGCGGCCGCGCGCCGGTCCGGCCCACCGACCTGCCGGTGCCGGCCGACATGGACCCCGGGCCGCAGCCGGGTCCGGACGACGAGCCGGACGCTGCCTGA